The nucleotide sequence TCCAGTTCCATCACTTTGGTCGCAGCAGCACCGGGCTTGGGTGTGTATTGCTTCTTCCGGTCATATTTCTTCTGCAGCTTCTTCAGTGCATCTTCCACGGCTAATGCATTGGCAGGCCGCTTGTCCGGATCTTTATCCAGCATAGATTCAATCAGCTTGTCCAGATCATGCGGGATATCTTCTACCAGTCTCGAAGGTAATTCAAATTGGGCGTAACGATGTTTATGCAGCAACTCTGCAGCACTGTCTGCTTCAAATGGCAATCGACTCGTTAACAACTCGTAAAGAATGATGCCCAGCGAATAGATGTCGCTTTTGCGAGTAGCTGGTTTTCCTGCCGCCTGTTCAGGAGAAACATAACTCGCCGTTCCGACAACTGCATTCTCCTTGGTAATGCGATCATCGTGTAAAAGCCTGGCAATGCCGAAATCGGTGAGCTTCACATGCCGATCCCAGTTGGCCAGTAGATTGGCAGGCTTCAGGTCACGATGAATCACTTCCTGCCGATGAGCAAATCGCAAGGCACTGGCCACCATCTGACCGATGACAACTACTTCTTCCCAGTTCAGTTTGCCTCGTTGCTCGAGGACTCGATCCAGCGAAAGACCTTCTACATACTCCATGATGAGGTAAGGTCTGCCACGGAATTCACCGCTTTCATAAAGCTCAACAATGTTTTCATGTTTCAAAGCACGGAGGATATCTGCCTCGCGATGAAATCGATCAAGCACCCGGTCGCAATTCTCCAGATCATCCAGCCGCAGAAGCTTGATGGCTGCCTTGCCAGGGGCCCCTCGCATGGGGTCTTTCGCCTCAGCCAGATAAACATCAGCCATGCCGCCCTGGCTGATTTTGCGGGTAATGGTCCATGGGCCGATTTGTTCGCCAATCATGCATTCCTCAGTTGAGTCGCCGACATTACCAACATACTCTGCCTGCAAGTCTATCACAAGATTCATGTATCTTTCATGGGTGAATTAATTTCAAATTGGCTGACGATGATGGCGAGTTGAGGTTGGCATTTTCCACGTATTCAGCATACGATAAGTAAAGACAGGATGTATTTAACTCAATTGTCGGAGCTTGTCTCGACTTGAGTTTTGAACAGGAGTTACCATGATCAGGAAAAGTATCACACTCATTGCACTTCTGTCTTTGCTGGGCATCTGCCGGATGCCTCTCATTGCTCAGGATAAGTCAGCCGATGACATGCAGAAGGA is from Planctomycetia bacterium and encodes:
- a CDS encoding serine/threonine protein kinase, producing MNLVIDLQAEYVGNVGDSTEECMIGEQIGPWTITRKISQGGMADVYLAEAKDPMRGAPGKAAIKLLRLDDLENCDRVLDRFHREADILRALKHENIVELYESGEFRGRPYLIMEYVEGLSLDRVLEQRGKLNWEEVVVIGQMVASALRFAHRQEVIHRDLKPANLLANWDRHVKLTDFGIARLLHDDRITKENAVVGTASYVSPEQAAGKPATRKSDIYSLGIILYELLTSRLPFEADSAAELLHKHRYAQFELPSRLVEDIPHDLDKLIESMLDKDPDKRPANALAVEDALKKLQKKYDRKKQYTPKPGAAATKVMELEKSEEDELSQLRSKMRQQRPAFPALQAGILLVALAGVVAAWFWLRQPASSETLTNQIQQYLQQNDWNAAQARLDLLNKHHAANVPPEQRDELQRRITSMKTYVQAKVISGPYTFAPPGSEAERFYRRGVLAYYSGQVDEARSTWTQLITAFKDTSADSAWVRLAEEAIKQSEGSMLPSIEKLLANLKENDAAGYKTRLQELKKLYQTLPDSAWRNQALKAIEEQLGKSN